The following proteins are co-located in the Sporosarcina pasteurii genome:
- a CDS encoding GTP pyrophosphokinase family protein — MSQWSLFLEPYKQAVDELKVKLKGIRSQYNLEDVHTPVEFVTGRVKPLASIYDKTLEKNIPFVPSKELAAELPDIAGLRIMCQFVDDISAVVEILRKRNDLEIIEERDYISNRKASGYRSYHMIIKYPVQTVRGEVVILAEIQIRTLAMNFWASIEHSLNYKYEGELPEEISLRLERAAEAAFRLDEEMSLIRDEIQDAQKYFSDYKETATRQRGTMKKKGERA, encoded by the coding sequence TTGTCCCAGTGGAGTCTATTTCTTGAGCCGTATAAACAAGCGGTGGATGAATTAAAAGTAAAGTTAAAAGGCATTCGTTCGCAATATAATTTAGAAGATGTACACACACCGGTTGAATTTGTAACAGGTCGTGTCAAGCCGCTTGCCAGTATTTATGATAAAACTTTGGAAAAGAATATTCCATTTGTCCCCTCTAAAGAATTAGCAGCAGAACTACCCGATATTGCAGGGTTAAGAATTATGTGTCAATTTGTTGATGATATTAGTGCTGTTGTTGAAATTTTACGTAAACGCAATGACCTTGAAATTATTGAAGAGCGGGATTATATATCAAATCGAAAAGCAAGTGGTTATCGTTCTTACCATATGATTATTAAATATCCAGTTCAAACCGTGCGCGGGGAAGTAGTCATTCTTGCAGAAATTCAGATTCGCACACTTGCGATGAATTTCTGGGCTTCCATCGAACATTCATTGAACTATAAATATGAAGGCGAGTTACCGGAGGAAATTAGTTTGCGACTTGAACGTGCTGCAGAAGCAGCCTTTCGTTTAGACGAGGAAATGTCTTTAATTCGCGATGAAATACAAGATGCGCAAAAATATTTTAGTGATTATAAAGAGACGGCTACAAGGCAACGTGGCACTATGAAAAAGAAAGGAGAGCGAGCGTGA